One part of the Moorena sp. SIOASIH genome encodes these proteins:
- a CDS encoding LysR family transcriptional regulator: protein MSDLPFSLDQLRILKAIATEGSFKRAADSLYVSQPAISLQVQNLERQLEVPLFDRGGRRAQLTEAGHLLLDYGEKILALCQETCRAIDDLQSLQGGTLIIGASQTTGTYLLPRMLGMFRQHYPEVTVQLQVHSTRRTSWGVANGLVDLAIIGGEVPLELQETLTISPYAEDELVLILPAFHPMASLEKIQKEDLYKLQFIALDSQSTIRKVIDQVLGRSGIDAKRFKVEMELNSIEAIKNAVQSGLGAAFVSITAIEKELQMGVLHRAKIEGVVVKRVLSLVINPNRYLSKATEAFCRQILPLFGSVAWHGQSLALSGMVTNPKNIEVDSSHAEAGG, encoded by the coding sequence ATGTCTGACCTTCCTTTTTCTCTCGATCAACTCCGTATACTCAAAGCGATCGCTACTGAGGGGAGTTTCAAGCGTGCTGCTGATAGTCTATACGTAAGCCAACCTGCTATCAGCCTGCAAGTACAAAATTTAGAGCGACAGTTAGAGGTGCCGTTATTTGACAGGGGTGGACGCCGTGCCCAACTGACGGAAGCTGGACACCTGCTGTTGGACTATGGGGAAAAAATTCTGGCTCTATGCCAGGAAACCTGCCGAGCCATTGACGACTTACAAAGTCTCCAAGGTGGTACCTTAATTATTGGTGCATCTCAAACTACCGGAACCTATCTACTACCTCGGATGCTTGGTATGTTCCGACAACACTATCCTGAAGTGACAGTACAATTACAGGTTCACTCCACTCGCCGCACTTCCTGGGGTGTAGCCAATGGACTGGTGGATTTGGCCATTATTGGTGGTGAAGTTCCCCTAGAACTTCAGGAAACCTTGACCATTAGTCCTTATGCTGAAGATGAGCTAGTACTAATCTTGCCCGCATTTCATCCCATGGCTTCTTTGGAGAAGATCCAAAAAGAGGACCTGTATAAGTTACAGTTTATTGCCTTGGACTCCCAATCCACCATCCGTAAGGTAATTGACCAGGTATTAGGTCGCAGTGGCATTGATGCTAAACGGTTTAAGGTGGAGATGGAACTTAACTCCATTGAAGCGATTAAGAATGCAGTACAGTCAGGACTAGGAGCTGCCTTTGTATCGATTACAGCTATTGAAAAAGAATTACAAATGGGGGTGCTACACAGGGCAAAAATAGAGGGAGTAGTGGTTAAACGGGTATTGTCTTTGGTGATTAACCCCAATCGTTACCTTTCCAAAGCAACGGAAGCCTTCTGTAGGCAGATTTTGCCCTTGTTTGGCTCAGTAGCATGGCACGGGCAATCCTTGGCACTATCAGGGATGGTAACTAATCCCAAAAATATAGAAGTGGATAGCTCCCACGCTGAAGCTGGGGGTTGA
- the trxA gene encoding thioredoxin, with product MVLSVDERTFSKTVLDSSEPVIVDFWAPWCGVCRFVHPILEEFQTQGSNYVKVVRVNADNNLKLANTYRLKTLPTLLFFEQGQLVSRIEGFQGRDELLREIARLLKSHCQYPDLTKELDKRQRQGLKSFSANISSREVLGIRY from the coding sequence ATGGTATTGTCTGTTGATGAACGGACGTTTTCAAAAACAGTTTTAGACTCTTCTGAGCCAGTTATCGTTGATTTCTGGGCTCCTTGGTGTGGAGTTTGCCGGTTTGTTCACCCCATACTTGAGGAATTCCAAACTCAAGGAAGCAATTATGTCAAGGTTGTCAGAGTAAACGCCGATAACAATCTCAAGCTTGCCAATACCTATCGACTCAAGACCCTACCGACATTGCTATTCTTTGAGCAAGGTCAGTTGGTCTCACGAATAGAAGGTTTCCAAGGTCGGGATGAGCTGCTCAGGGAAATTGCCAGGCTGCTCAAATCACACTGCCAATACCCAGATTTGACCAAGGAGTTGGATAAAAGGCAGCGCCAAGGTTTGAAATCTTTTTCGGCCAATATTTCCTCAAGAGAAGTTCTAGGTATTAGGTATTAG
- a CDS encoding ABC transporter substrate-binding protein, which yields MTTSPLSILVSKNTSSEKTTIPNYLSGGEHILFSDSTTLEKQLGVEAVTAGNYDQAIVKFTESLNLHRDDPEALIYFNNARIGDKPSYTIAAVVSISDDVNTAKDILRGVAQAQQEINQAGGIKGIPLKVLIANDDNNPEVAKKLALKLVSKPEILAVVGNFSSKVTQATADSYKSGKLVTISPISTSVNLSGISDFVFRSVPNDLLAARALAKHMLQDLKQHNVAVFYNSQSESSQSLKSEFVTAVFLEGGRVVSEFDVSEKNFSAAKSFKQAINRGAQVLMLGADSSSLDQVLNVVQLNSKHRNSLGQQLVILAGNQVYSTKTLTVAGKDAQGMVVALPWHPLAKPGSEFPKTAYQLWGIDVNWRTAMAYDALQALSAAIRRNPSRTGVQQELSAPNFFATGAAAPIRFFPSGDRYQPVNLVTIEPSNSSSLEYEFVPIP from the coding sequence GTGACCACATCTCCCTTATCTATCCTGGTATCGAAAAATACATCTTCAGAGAAAACAACGATACCAAATTACCTTAGTGGGGGAGAGCATATTTTATTTTCTGATTCAACAACACTGGAAAAACAGCTAGGAGTAGAAGCGGTTACTGCTGGTAACTACGACCAGGCAATTGTTAAATTCACCGAATCCTTAAACCTCCACCGTGATGATCCAGAAGCTCTGATCTACTTTAATAACGCTCGTATTGGGGACAAACCCTCTTACACCATTGCTGCTGTTGTGTCCATTAGTGATGACGTAAATACTGCCAAAGATATACTTCGGGGTGTGGCTCAAGCCCAACAGGAAATCAATCAAGCTGGTGGAATTAAAGGTATTCCTCTCAAAGTACTCATCGCTAATGATGATAATAATCCAGAGGTGGCCAAAAAATTAGCATTAAAGTTGGTAAGTAAGCCCGAGATTTTGGCAGTTGTTGGTAATTTCAGCAGCAAGGTGACCCAAGCCACAGCAGATAGCTATAAATCTGGTAAATTGGTAACAATTTCTCCCATTAGTACTTCAGTAAACCTATCAGGAATTAGCGACTTTGTTTTTCGTAGTGTACCGAATGATCTCCTGGCAGCTAGAGCATTAGCTAAACACATGCTGCAAGACCTCAAGCAGCATAATGTTGCTGTTTTCTACAATTCTCAAAGTGAGTCTAGTCAGTCTCTTAAATCAGAGTTTGTAACCGCTGTTTTCTTGGAAGGAGGACGAGTAGTTAGTGAGTTTGACGTGTCTGAGAAAAATTTTAGTGCTGCTAAAAGCTTTAAACAAGCGATTAATCGTGGTGCTCAAGTTCTGATGTTAGGTGCTGATTCTAGCAGCCTTGATCAGGTACTAAATGTGGTTCAGCTCAATAGCAAACACCGCAATAGCTTGGGTCAACAATTAGTTATTTTGGCGGGAAATCAAGTTTACAGTACCAAGACATTGACAGTAGCAGGTAAAGATGCTCAAGGTATGGTAGTAGCATTACCCTGGCATCCCCTAGCCAAGCCTGGTTCTGAATTTCCCAAAACCGCTTATCAGCTTTGGGGTATTGATGTTAACTGGCGCACAGCTATGGCTTATGATGCTCTGCAAGCCCTAAGTGCTGCGATTAGACGTAATCCTAGTCGCACCGGAGTTCAACAGGAACTTTCAGCACCGAACTTTTTTGCTACAGGTGCTGCTGCTCCGATTCGTTTTTTTCCATCAGGCGATCGCTATCAACCGGTCAATTTGGTGACAATTGAACCAAGTAATAGTTCTAGTTTGGAGTATGAATTTGTGCCAATCCCTTAA
- a CDS encoding DUF4058 family protein: protein MPSPFPGMNPYLEDSAYWSSVHHWLITEIARLLNQQLAPKYVVAVEVRIYETSGEKSTLIGIPDNAIAKSSENTIRYPESNVAVAVPSTEPLTIELALTETIKQGYLEVRKVGTGKVVTAIEIISPINKNVGEGRKKYEKKRQLILNSKTNFVEIDLLRQGNSLINLNQNIERDYHILVSPSNQRPQAYLYAFNIQDFIPAFPLPLCPEDPEILLDLQRILHQVYDQGRYDLMIDYKQKIIPGLSKADASWVENILTNKD from the coding sequence ATGCCCTCACCATTCCCTGGAATGAATCCCTATTTAGAAGATTCAGCCTATTGGTCAAGCGTACATCATTGGCTAATTACCGAAATTGCTCGCTTATTAAACCAACAGTTAGCCCCTAAATATGTAGTTGCGGTAGAAGTGCGAATCTACGAAACTAGTGGAGAAAAGTCCACGCTTATTGGTATTCCTGATAATGCCATTGCTAAAAGCTCTGAAAATACTATCAGATATCCCGAGTCTAATGTAGCTGTTGCAGTTCCTTCTACCGAACCTTTAACGATAGAACTTGCTCTCACAGAAACTATTAAGCAAGGATATTTAGAAGTTAGGAAAGTTGGCACCGGAAAAGTTGTTACGGCTATTGAAATTATTTCTCCTATCAATAAAAATGTAGGAGAAGGTCGAAAAAAATATGAAAAAAAACGTCAGCTTATTTTAAATAGTAAAACAAATTTTGTAGAAATAGATTTACTACGTCAAGGGAATTCACTGATTAATTTAAATCAGAATATCGAGCGTGACTATCACATTTTAGTTAGTCCTAGTAATCAACGCCCTCAAGCCTATCTATATGCTTTTAATATTCAAGATTTTATTCCTGCATTTCCTTTACCTCTATGTCCAGAAGATCCAGAAATACTTCTAGATTTACAAAGGATTTTACATCAAGTTTATGACCAAGGGCGCTATGATTTAATGATTGACTACAAACAAAAAATTATTCCTGGTTTATCAAAAGCTGATGCCAGTTGGGTAGAAAATATTTTAACAAACAAGGATTAA
- a CDS encoding isochorismatase family protein: protein MVLESDRLAKAFTTRGWPVLAFLDTHEPGKPEPPYPPHCEKGSGEEKLVPELEWLETHPHATLIQKDCINGFIGSIDVDTGNNTLISWINQLKLEALVVVGICTDICVMDFVVTMLSVRNHGMIPTLKDIAVYTEGCSTFDLSAEMAAQQGLPKTAIHPQEIAHHVGLYTMACRGALLASTILM, encoded by the coding sequence ATGGTATTAGAAAGCGATCGCCTAGCCAAAGCTTTCACAACTAGAGGTTGGCCAGTCTTAGCTTTTCTAGATACCCACGAACCAGGGAAACCAGAACCTCCCTATCCTCCTCATTGTGAAAAAGGGTCTGGGGAAGAAAAGCTCGTTCCTGAACTGGAATGGCTAGAAACTCATCCCCACGCCACCTTAATTCAAAAAGACTGCATCAATGGTTTTATCGGTTCCATTGATGTAGATACTGGAAACAATACTTTAATTAGCTGGATAAACCAGCTCAAACTGGAAGCCTTAGTAGTCGTAGGAATCTGTACCGATATTTGCGTCATGGACTTTGTAGTTACCATGCTTTCCGTGCGCAATCATGGTATGATTCCAACATTAAAAGACATTGCCGTTTATACCGAAGGCTGTTCGACCTTCGACCTCTCAGCAGAAATGGCAGCCCAGCAGGGTTTGCCAAAAACAGCGATTCATCCCCAGGAAATTGCTCATCACGTTGGTTTATACACCATGGCATGCCGTGGAGCGCTTCTTGCTTCTACAATTTTGATGTGA
- a CDS encoding NnrU family protein gives MVFPNWLSVSHFVMFGLLLTFAIAHSGLAALRSLGEQRIGPRLYRIVFALVSLPLAVVLIIYFLNHRYDGLQLWLLQDLPGMKSLVWGLSGISFLFLYPATFNLLEIAAIQKPQVHLYESGIMRVTRHPQMVGQVIWCIAHTLWIGSTFTLLTSVGLILHHLFAVWHGDRRLKARHGEAFCALKARTSVIPFLAIIQGRQFLKWQEFVRPAYLGVIGFTGLLWWVHPLMITAVAQVNW, from the coding sequence ATGGTATTTCCAAATTGGCTGAGTGTCAGCCACTTTGTCATGTTTGGGTTGCTATTGACTTTTGCTATCGCTCATAGTGGTTTAGCCGCCCTGCGTTCATTGGGTGAACAAAGAATTGGTCCAAGGCTTTATCGTATTGTCTTTGCTTTAGTGAGTCTTCCGCTAGCAGTTGTATTAATTATTTACTTTTTGAACCATCGGTATGATGGTCTACAGTTGTGGCTCCTTCAGGACCTGCCAGGGATGAAGTCATTAGTATGGGGGCTTTCAGGGATTTCGTTCTTGTTTCTTTATCCAGCTACATTTAATTTATTGGAAATTGCTGCGATTCAAAAGCCCCAAGTCCATCTGTATGAGTCTGGCATTATGCGGGTTACCAGGCATCCCCAAATGGTAGGACAAGTAATATGGTGTATTGCCCATACCCTCTGGATTGGTAGCACCTTTACCCTATTGACCTCCGTGGGATTAATTCTCCACCATCTTTTCGCTGTCTGGCATGGAGACCGCCGGTTGAAGGCACGGCATGGAGAAGCCTTTTGTGCACTCAAAGCTCGCACATCGGTAATCCCTTTTTTGGCAATTATCCAGGGACGTCAATTCCTGAAATGGCAAGAGTTTGTTCGTCCGGCATACCTAGGAGTCATCGGTTTTACTGGGCTGTTGTGGTGGGTACATCCCCTCATGATTACAGCTGTAGCCCAAGTAAATTGGTAA
- a CDS encoding phytanoyl-CoA dioxygenase family protein, translating into MINNSNVETKKEKICTTRPLSKEQIAQYHDEGFLIVPSFFDPEEVAPIKQALQPDSELSGIWTQYVDNHGTTWMDSHGHLNQQLAWIELGDSLLSVIPRTVRMVNAVEVLLGGLECYHWHSKITVKNPHTQAWIEWHQGYGGWYNDGCLYPDFVTSTVAIDKNTKENGCLQVIKKSHLMGRLDHKVFDGGGGALRIDSEWMDTIIDRLGIVYCELEPGDALFIHANTIHCSGDNQTDLPRTTLTCHYNARSNEPFCLERVPHRRYRFLERLPDTSIIEKNYSSVLNSQVFMKKTFDKIITYGMEPEK; encoded by the coding sequence ATGATCAATAACAGCAACGTGGAAACAAAAAAGGAAAAGATTTGCACAACCCGTCCCCTGTCAAAGGAGCAAATTGCACAATACCATGATGAAGGATTTCTGATTGTCCCTAGTTTCTTTGACCCTGAAGAAGTTGCACCGATAAAGCAGGCTTTGCAACCCGATTCTGAGTTGAGTGGAATCTGGACACAATATGTAGATAATCATGGTACAACATGGATGGATAGCCATGGTCACTTGAATCAACAACTAGCTTGGATAGAGTTAGGAGACTCTCTACTCAGTGTTATTCCTCGTACAGTTCGGATGGTCAATGCAGTCGAGGTACTTTTAGGAGGATTAGAGTGTTATCATTGGCACTCAAAAATAACAGTAAAAAATCCACATACCCAAGCCTGGATTGAATGGCATCAGGGCTATGGAGGCTGGTATAACGATGGTTGTTTATACCCAGATTTTGTAACTTCCACGGTGGCTATTGACAAGAATACTAAAGAAAATGGATGTCTTCAGGTCATCAAAAAATCCCACTTAATGGGTCGCCTGGATCATAAAGTTTTTGATGGTGGAGGTGGGGCTCTACGTATAGATTCAGAATGGATGGACACAATTATAGACAGACTAGGTATTGTCTACTGTGAGCTGGAACCTGGTGATGCACTATTTATACATGCGAATACGATACATTGCTCAGGAGATAACCAAACCGATTTACCCCGAACAACTCTAACTTGTCACTACAATGCACGATCAAACGAGCCATTCTGTTTGGAGCGAGTTCCACACCGTCGTTATCGTTTCCTGGAACGCCTACCAGATACAAGCATTATTGAAAAGAACTACAGTTCGGTCTTGAATAGTCAGGTTTTCATGAAAAAAACATTTGATAAAATTATCACTTATGGGATGGAACCTGAAAAATGA
- a CDS encoding ABC transporter substrate-binding protein, giving the protein MKNETSVLLLSMVMTVAMVLGGLWWLHENQIITWPFPEETEEDEPRAKVTPKTTKIKPQIIIAEHLSAGDRTLIPKEVTPAKQAAVKAFASGNYGKAASLLEASLKAKKNDPEAVIYLNNARIGTSKSYTIAISIPIGVEVNAAKEMLRGVAQAQQEINATGGINNVPLKVLIANDDNDTKVAKKIAKAFVDNPDVLGVIGHFSSEVTLAAAEVYQENQLVVISPTSTSVTISRLGNYVFRTIPSDRFFGSALSRYMLNQLNLRKAAVFFNSQSNYSQSLADAFTTALFADGGEVVGEFDFAKPNFNAGVDVKQAIEKGAEVLILAPNSATLNQALLVVQVNDGGLPMLAGDSLYKPKTLQIGGKDAASMVLAVPWHILGAPNSPFPQTATKLWGSDVNWRTALTYDATQALIAALKQQPSRSGVQKALSGSGFQPQGVSSKIRFLPSGDRNQAVQLVKIEPGNRSSFGYDFVPIPSK; this is encoded by the coding sequence ATGAAAAACGAAACGAGTGTTCTTTTGCTATCCATGGTGATGACGGTAGCTATGGTGTTGGGAGGGTTATGGTGGCTTCACGAAAATCAGATAATCACATGGCCATTTCCGGAGGAAACGGAGGAAGATGAACCTAGGGCTAAGGTAACTCCAAAAACTACAAAAATTAAGCCTCAGATAATCATAGCAGAGCACCTTAGTGCCGGAGATAGAACCTTAATCCCAAAAGAGGTAACACCAGCCAAACAGGCAGCAGTCAAAGCATTTGCTTCTGGGAATTATGGGAAAGCGGCTTCCTTACTGGAGGCATCGCTCAAAGCTAAGAAAAACGATCCAGAAGCTGTGATTTACCTCAATAATGCTCGGATCGGTACATCTAAGTCTTATACAATTGCGATCTCAATACCTATTGGTGTAGAGGTAAATGCAGCCAAAGAAATGTTACGGGGTGTTGCCCAAGCCCAACAGGAAATCAATGCTACGGGTGGTATTAATAATGTACCATTGAAGGTGCTGATTGCTAATGATGACAATGATACCAAGGTGGCTAAAAAAATAGCTAAAGCTTTTGTGGATAATCCAGATGTTTTGGGGGTTATTGGTCATTTTAGCAGTGAGGTCACCCTGGCAGCCGCAGAGGTTTATCAAGAGAATCAGTTGGTGGTGATTTCTCCGACTAGTACCTCAGTAACTATTTCAAGACTGGGTAATTATGTCTTTAGGACTATCCCTAGCGATCGCTTTTTTGGTAGCGCCCTGTCTCGCTACATGCTAAATCAATTAAATCTACGCAAAGCAGCTGTCTTTTTTAATTCCCAGAGCAACTACAGCCAATCTCTTGCCGATGCATTTACTACTGCCCTGTTTGCTGATGGTGGCGAGGTAGTGGGAGAGTTTGACTTTGCCAAACCTAACTTTAATGCTGGTGTTGATGTCAAACAGGCGATCGAGAAAGGTGCAGAAGTGTTGATCTTAGCCCCCAATTCCGCCACCCTTAACCAAGCGTTACTAGTAGTGCAGGTCAATGATGGAGGTCTACCGATGCTAGCAGGGGATAGTCTTTACAAACCCAAGACCTTGCAAATCGGTGGTAAGGATGCGGCTAGTATGGTGTTGGCAGTCCCCTGGCATATTTTGGGCGCTCCAAATTCCCCCTTTCCCCAAACCGCCACTAAATTATGGGGTTCAGATGTGAACTGGCGCACTGCCTTGACTTACGATGCTACTCAAGCTTTAATTGCAGCCCTCAAACAGCAGCCAAGCCGTTCCGGTGTGCAAAAAGCCCTATCCGGATCAGGTTTTCAGCCCCAAGGAGTATCCAGCAAAATTCGGTTTTTACCATCAGGCGATCGCAACCAGGCTGTCCAGCTTGTCAAGATTGAACCAGGTAATCGTTCCAGCTTTGGTTATGACTTTGTGCCGATTCCTAGCAAGTAG
- a CDS encoding serine/threonine-protein kinase, giving the protein MEIFCTRPGCPNPHNYFDDLDNRTTLTTTEQRYCNSCGMPLIVASRYIPSQLLRKGGFGAAFLARDRYTPTLRQCVVKQFQPSGRISQRELQTAHRLFEREATVLEKLGRRHPQIPDLYAYFPLTVPSLKPGKQDQFFYLVQEYIDGQNLEEELNTLGAFSEAKAIEVLTEILKVLQFVHDNGSIHRDIKPSNIMRDRNGLLYLLDFGAVKQQVNPGSTGARSTGIYSIGFAPPEQMTGSQIYPSTDLYALAVTVMVLMTGREPNELYEPVTHEWNWRSYIQISNELESIFNRLLMPMPNQRFQSAQEVLDAINSLNIAQTTPQTPHGSVLPVSPPSRPHTRGPQTHSPLSKPLRPNFSLLEVLGAAAFTGFEGALLFIAATAFAKVMSSNPLGMLLWGMSLGGLIYAQYRRFIEKIDLVIIGGISLGLLILFPVLRVQQSIQLVIIISVLAAAAAIALTALFRLVYQLLSRIL; this is encoded by the coding sequence ATGGAAATTTTCTGCACCCGTCCTGGCTGCCCAAATCCCCATAATTACTTTGATGATCTAGATAACAGAACCACTCTAACCACCACAGAGCAAAGGTATTGTAATAGCTGTGGTATGCCCCTGATTGTAGCAAGTCGCTACATTCCCTCCCAGCTGCTGCGCAAAGGAGGATTTGGAGCGGCATTTCTAGCACGCGATCGCTATACCCCTACCTTGCGTCAATGTGTCGTTAAGCAGTTCCAACCGTCTGGGAGAATTAGCCAGAGGGAACTACAAACTGCCCACAGATTGTTTGAGCGGGAAGCAACGGTTTTAGAGAAATTGGGCAGGCGTCACCCCCAAATCCCCGATTTGTATGCCTACTTTCCGTTGACGGTGCCGAGTCTGAAACCGGGTAAACAAGACCAGTTTTTCTATCTGGTACAGGAATATATTGATGGACAAAACTTGGAGGAAGAACTCAACACCTTAGGAGCATTCTCTGAAGCCAAAGCCATAGAAGTGTTAACAGAAATTCTCAAAGTCCTCCAATTTGTCCATGACAATGGCTCCATTCATCGGGATATCAAGCCTTCCAATATTATGCGCGATCGCAATGGGCTTCTCTATCTATTAGACTTTGGTGCAGTTAAGCAACAGGTCAACCCAGGATCAACAGGGGCGAGGTCTACTGGTATTTATTCCATCGGATTTGCACCACCGGAGCAAATGACCGGTTCTCAAATTTACCCTTCAACGGATTTGTATGCTCTGGCAGTGACTGTGATGGTTTTGATGACTGGCAGAGAACCCAATGAACTCTACGAACCTGTTACCCATGAATGGAACTGGAGAAGTTATATCCAAATCAGCAATGAACTTGAGAGTATTTTCAATCGACTACTTATGCCAATGCCCAATCAACGCTTTCAGTCTGCTCAGGAGGTTCTTGATGCCATAAATAGTTTAAACATTGCTCAGACAACCCCTCAAACCCCTCACGGATCAGTTCTACCAGTATCCCCACCCTCCCGGCCCCACACCAGGGGACCACAAACCCACTCACCCCTATCCAAACCCCTCAGACCAAACTTTTCTCTACTTGAGGTACTAGGGGCAGCTGCTTTTACTGGATTTGAGGGAGCTTTATTATTCATTGCTGCAACTGCTTTTGCTAAGGTGATGTCCTCCAACCCACTGGGTATGCTTTTATGGGGAATGAGTTTGGGAGGGCTAATTTATGCTCAATATCGCAGGTTTATTGAAAAAATTGACCTAGTGATTATTGGAGGCATCAGCTTGGGACTTTTGATACTTTTCCCGGTGCTGCGAGTCCAGCAGTCAATCCAGTTAGTTATCATAATATCAGTTCTAGCTGCAGCAGCAGCGATCGCTCTGACGGCACTTTTCCGCCTGGTTTATCAACTGTTATCTCGAATACTATAG
- a CDS encoding NAD(P)H-quinone oxidoreductase subunit 5, with product MEPLYQYAWLIPVFPLAGAMLVGLGLISFNRATNRLRQLLAVFIVSLLGASMVFSFAILWSQFHGHEPYQRTLEWAAAGNFHLMMGYTIDHLTALMLVVVTTVAFLVMIYTDGYMAHDPGYVRFYAYLSLFSSSMLGLVVSANLLQVYIFWELVGMCSYLLIGFWYDRKAAADACQKAFVTNRVGDFGLLLGMLGLYWATGTFDFDVMGANLETFVESGYLGAGMAAVFAVLVFLGPVAKSAQFPLHVWLPDAMEGPTPISALIHAATMVAAGVFLIARMYPVFEGIPVAMTVIAWTGAFTAFLGATIAITQNDIKKGLAYSTMSQLGYMVMAMGIGAYGAGLFHLMTHAYFKAMLFLCSGSVIHGMEAVVGHDPILAQDMRLMGGLRKFMPITSLTFLIGTLAICGIPPFAGFWSKDEILGSTFEVSPFLWGIGWLTAGMTAFYMFRMYFSTFEGEFRGNEMEIRHQLKEAAGVAVPAFGPGAMDVRELEAQADHDHHDHHHSEFPHESPLTMTLPLLVLAVPSVLIGLVGTPFNNYFEEFIHPASEAIAEVVAEAEAFDWSEFLIMGGSSVGIGLIGISVAVLMYLQRKIDPNAIAKKIQPLYQLSLNKWYFDEIYDRLFVQGSRRLARQVMEVDYRIVDGAVNLTGFFTLLSGEALKYVENGRAQFYALIVFLAVLGLVIVSGVS from the coding sequence ATGGAACCGCTTTATCAATATGCCTGGCTAATCCCAGTGTTTCCCTTGGCAGGGGCAATGCTGGTTGGTCTGGGGCTAATTTCCTTCAATAGAGCAACGAACCGTCTGCGGCAGCTGTTAGCTGTATTTATTGTCTCCTTGTTGGGGGCGTCGATGGTGTTCTCCTTTGCTATACTCTGGAGTCAATTTCATGGTCATGAACCCTATCAACGCACCCTGGAGTGGGCTGCTGCTGGCAATTTTCACCTAATGATGGGCTATACCATCGATCACTTAACCGCACTGATGCTGGTAGTTGTGACCACCGTAGCTTTTCTGGTGATGATTTATACCGATGGCTACATGGCTCATGACCCTGGTTATGTGCGCTTCTATGCTTATTTAAGCTTGTTTAGTTCCTCTATGCTGGGGTTGGTGGTTTCTGCCAACCTGTTGCAAGTTTATATTTTCTGGGAACTGGTGGGAATGTGTTCCTACCTGCTAATTGGATTCTGGTATGACCGTAAGGCAGCAGCAGATGCTTGTCAAAAAGCCTTCGTTACTAACCGTGTCGGAGACTTTGGTCTGCTGTTAGGCATGTTGGGACTCTACTGGGCAACTGGCACCTTCGACTTTGATGTCATGGGAGCCAATCTGGAAACCTTTGTCGAATCCGGTTACCTGGGTGCAGGCATGGCAGCTGTGTTCGCTGTCTTAGTGTTTCTTGGTCCGGTGGCTAAATCCGCGCAATTTCCCCTCCACGTTTGGCTTCCTGATGCCATGGAAGGCCCAACCCCGATCTCTGCCCTAATTCACGCCGCAACCATGGTAGCCGCTGGGGTGTTTTTGATTGCCAGGATGTACCCCGTGTTTGAAGGGATTCCAGTCGCTATGACTGTGATTGCCTGGACGGGAGCATTTACCGCTTTCTTAGGGGCAACCATTGCTATTACTCAAAATGATATTAAGAAAGGGTTAGCCTATTCAACAATGTCTCAATTGGGTTATATGGTAATGGCAATGGGCATTGGAGCCTATGGTGCTGGCTTATTTCACCTGATGACCCACGCTTATTTCAAAGCCATGCTGTTCCTCTGCTCTGGGTCAGTAATTCACGGTATGGAAGCTGTGGTTGGCCATGACCCGATTTTAGCTCAGGATATGCGGTTAATGGGAGGCTTGCGTAAGTTTATGCCCATTACCTCCCTGACATTCCTAATTGGAACCTTGGCAATTTGTGGAATTCCCCCCTTCGCAGGGTTCTGGTCAAAAGATGAAATCTTAGGCAGTACTTTTGAAGTAAGTCCTTTCCTGTGGGGAATTGGCTGGCTGACTGCTGGAATGACTGCTTTCTATATGTTCCGGATGTATTTCTCTACCTTTGAAGGGGAATTTCGGGGCAATGAAATGGAAATCCGTCATCAACTCAAGGAAGCTGCTGGTGTAGCTGTACCTGCTTTTGGTCCTGGTGCTATGGATGTACGGGAACTTGAGGCTCAGGCTGACCATGATCACCACGACCACCACCACAGTGAGTTTCCCCATGAGTCACCCTTAACGATGACCCTACCGTTGTTAGTGTTAGCCGTGCCATCGGTACTGATTGGTTTGGTGGGAACTCCCTTTAACAACTACTTTGAGGAATTTATCCACCCAGCCAGTGAAGCCATAGCCGAAGTCGTGGCAGAAGCAGAAGCCTTTGACTGGTCAGAATTTCTGATTATGGGCGGTAGTTCTGTGGGAATCGGTCTGATTGGGATTTCCGTTGCGGTACTGATGTACTTACAGCGCAAAATTGACCCCAATGCGATCGCTAAAAAAATCCAGCCCCTATATCAGCTGTCTCTCAATAAGTGGTACTTCGATGAAATTTATGACCGGCTGTTTGTTCAGGGAAGCCGTCGATTAGCACGGCAAGTTATGGAGGTAGACTACCGTATCGTTGATGGTGCTGTAAACCTGACTGGCTTTTTCACCCTGCTCAGTGGTGAAGCACTGAAATACGTAGAAAACGGTCGTGCCCAATTCTATGCTCTAATTGTCTTCCTCGCAGTACTGGGTTTAGTAATTGTCTCAGGTGTGAGCTGA